GCGGTGAGCCAGCGGATGATCACCATGCCGCGCCCATTGTCCTGCTGGACCGCGGCGGGCAGTCTCTTCGGGAAGCGGGGATGGCTGTCCGTGACGCCGATGCGCAACTGTTCGTCATGGTGCAGCGCGATGTCGACGGTGAAGGTGGGTGACTGCCCGAAGGTGTGCTGCACGGCGTTGGTGGCGAGTTCGGACACGATCAGCCGGACGGTGTCGGCCGTCTCGGTGTCCGAGGGCAGGCCCCACTCCGCAAGGGTGCCCACTACGTAGGAGCGCGCGGCCGAGACCGAGGCGGGATCGCTCGGCAGAGTGACGGAGGCTTCCAGATGGTCTGCCATGGCGACGTCGTCCCTTTCCCAACGGGACCGCGGCCCGCCATACGGCGGTGGGTTCGAGTACGGTCCCGGACTGGTGCTTGTCCGTCAGACTGCCATCACCGGGACGGTCACGGGGGGCGATCCACCAAGATATGCATATATCTGTCGCCCGAAGCGGTGAACTGTGCGACGCGAGACCGTATCGGGGCGGTCCGGACGGAGTAAGGAGGAGCCGATGCAGAACGGTCCCGCGGTGCGCCGCCGCAAGCTGGGCGCCGAACTGCGCACGCTGCGCACCGGTGCCGGGCTCACCAGCGGTGAGGCGGCCCGGCTGGTCGGCTGGCACCAGTCGAAGGTGAGCCGTATCGAGACCGGTGCCAGCGGCGTGAAACCGGCCGATCTGCGGTTGCTGCTGGACGCCTACGGGGTGCGGGACAGGCATCTGCGCGAGTTGCTGCTGATACTGGCGGGGTCGGAGGAGACGAGCGGCCGGCACCGCTGGTGGCACGCCTATCGGGGCGTACTGCCGCCCACGTACCGGGATTTCATCAGCCTGGAGTCACAGGCGAGCGCGATGCGCACCCTGGAGACCACGGTCGTGCCCGGTCTGCTGCAGACCGCCGAGTACGCCCGCGCGGTGACCCGGGCCGCCGTGAAGGACCTGGACGAGGACCGCCTGGACACCCTGGTGGAGGTGCGTCTGGCCCGGCAGGACGTGCTGCGCTCGGACCCGCCGCTGACGCTGAGCGCCGTACTGGACGAGGCGGTGCTGCGCCGGGAGGTGGGCGGTCCCGGGGTGATGGCCCGGCAGCGCCGGCGGCTGATGGAGGCGGCCCGGCTGCCGCAGGTACGGCTCCAGGTGCTGCCCTTCACCGCGGGGGCACATATCGGCCTCACCGGGCCTTTCGTTATCTTCTCATTTCCGAGCACTTCTGATCTGGACGTGGTTGTTCTCGACCAGTTGACGAGTAGCCTCTACCTGGAACGGAAAGAAGACCTGATGGCCTACTCCGAGGCCTTCAACACCCTTCAGTTCCACGCCCTTTCCCCCGAGGACTCGTTGGACTACATCGCCGGGATAGGTGACGGCGTGTAAGGAGGCACCATGTCAGTTCTGCCTCGGAACGTCCCCGTAAGTACCGACCTGCACGAGGTGCGCTGGCTGCGCAGCAGCCGCAGCACGGGCGCGAACAACTGCGTGGAGACGGCACTGCCGCGCTCCGGCCCCGCGGCCGGACTGCTCGCCGTGCGCGACTCGAAGAACCCGGCCGGCCCCGCCCTGCTCTTCTCCCCCGAGAGCTGGACGGGATTTGTGACCGCCCTCTGACCACGTTCCGACTCACACTCTGATCAGATTCGTTCAACCTTTCATCACTTTCGCGCGATTCACGGCCGTGTCACGCCGACTCATGGTCGCGTTTCGCCGATGACACGTACAGCGCGTTCGATCTCGGTCCCGGAGAGGTCCGCGCGGGCGGTCAGCCTCAGCCGTGAGATGCCGTCGGGCACGGAAGGAGGACGGAAACAGCCCACGGCCAGACCCGCCGAGCGGCAGTCGGCCGCCCAGCGCACCGCCCGCTCCGGGGACGGAGCCCGCACGGAGACCACCGCGGCGTCCGGACGTACCGCCTCCAGACCCGCGGTGGTCAGCCGTGCGTGCAGTTCCGCGGCCACCTCGCGGGCGCGTGCCGCCCGCTGCGGCTCGCGCTCCAGCAGCCGCAGCGCGGCCAGCGCGGCGCCGGCCGCCGCCGGCGCCAGGCCCGTGTCGAAGATGAAGGTCCGGGCAGCGTTCACCAAGTGGTCGATCACCCGCGCGGGGCCCAGCACCACGCCGCCCTGACTGCCCAGCGACTTGGACAGGGTGGCCGTGACCACCACGTCGTCGGCGCCCGCGAGGCCGGCCGCGTACGCCGAGCCCCGGCCGCCGTCGCCCAGCACGCCGAGGCCGTGGGCGTCGTCCACCACCAGTCCCGCCCCGTGCTCCCGGCAGGCGGCGGCCAGTTCGGCCAGCGGTGCCCGGTCCCCGTCGACCGAGAAGACCGTGTCGGAGACCACGATCGCCGCGCCCCGGCGGGTCCCCAGGGCCTTGCGCACGGCCTCGGGGTCGGCGTGCCCGACGACCTGGGTCTCGCCCCGGGCGAGCCGGCAGCCGTCGATGAGGGAGGCGTGGTTGCCCGCGTCGGAGACGATCAGCGAGCCGTGCGGACCCAGCGTGGTCACCGCGGCCAGGTTCGCGGCGTACCCGGAGGAGAACACCAGCGCCGCCTCGAACCCGCAGAACGCGGCCAGCGCGCGCTCCAGTTCGGCGTGCAGCTCGGTGCTTCCGGTGACCAGCCGGGAGCCGGTGGAGCCGCCGCCCCAGCGCCGGGCGGCCCCGGCGGCGCCCTCGGTGACCTCGGGATGGCGGGACAGACCCAGGTAGTCGTTGCTCGCCAGGTCCAGCAGCGGCGAGTCGGCGGGGCGCGGGCGCAGGGCGCGCACGAGTCCGGCGCGGCGGCGCGCCTCGGCCTGCTCATCGATCCAGCCGAACGCCATGGGTCCTCCGGTGCTTTTGTAGGTATCGAACAGACCCTAGCCGCACGCTCAGCCGCCCAGGGTGTGGCAATACCCACACGTTGAACCGTCTCTGTTGTGCCAAGTCTCCTTGGCCGGGAGCGGTCCCGTAGGACAGGATCGTCGCTCATGGACCTGCTGAACACGCTGGTGGACAAGGGGCTTCGGCGCGAGATGCCGACGCGCGAGGAAGCGCTCGCCGTGCTGGCCACCTCCGATGACGACCTGCTCGACGTGGTGACCGCGGCCGGTAAGGTGCGCCGGCACTGGTTCGGGCGACGGGTGAAACTCAACTATCTGGTCAACCTCAAGTCGGGCCTGTGCCCCGAGGACTGCTCGTACTGCTCCCAGCGGCTGGGCTCCAAGGCCGACATCCTGAAGTACACCTGGCTCAAGCCGGACGAGGCGTCCCAGGCCGCCGCCGCGGGGCTCGCGGGCGGGGCCAAGCGGGTGTGCCTGGTGGCCAGCGGGCGCGGACCGACGGACCGGGACGTGGACCGGGTCTCGGAGACCATCAAGGCGATCAAGGAGCAGAACGAGGAGGTCGAGGTGTGCGCCTGCCTCGGTCTGCTCTCCGACGGCCAGGCCGAGCGGCTGCGCGCGGCGGGCGCGGACGCCTACAACCACAACCTCAACACCTCGGAGTCCACCTACGGGGACATCACCA
This sequence is a window from Streptomyces rubradiris. Protein-coding genes within it:
- a CDS encoding ATP-binding protein; amino-acid sequence: MADHLEASVTLPSDPASVSAARSYVVGTLAEWGLPSDTETADTVRLIVSELATNAVQHTFGQSPTFTVDIALHHDEQLRIGVTDSHPRFPKRLPAAVQQDNGRGMVIIRWLTAECGGRLRVRPTSEGGKTVSIELPWCLPEPPAV
- a CDS encoding helix-turn-helix domain-containing protein, giving the protein MQNGPAVRRRKLGAELRTLRTGAGLTSGEAARLVGWHQSKVSRIETGASGVKPADLRLLLDAYGVRDRHLRELLLILAGSEETSGRHRWWHAYRGVLPPTYRDFISLESQASAMRTLETTVVPGLLQTAEYARAVTRAAVKDLDEDRLDTLVEVRLARQDVLRSDPPLTLSAVLDEAVLRREVGGPGVMARQRRRLMEAARLPQVRLQVLPFTAGAHIGLTGPFVIFSFPSTSDLDVVVLDQLTSSLYLERKEDLMAYSEAFNTLQFHALSPEDSLDYIAGIGDGV
- a CDS encoding DUF397 domain-containing protein, which codes for MSVLPRNVPVSTDLHEVRWLRSSRSTGANNCVETALPRSGPAAGLLAVRDSKNPAGPALLFSPESWTGFVTAL
- a CDS encoding 8-amino-7-oxononanoate synthase, which codes for MAFGWIDEQAEARRRAGLVRALRPRPADSPLLDLASNDYLGLSRHPEVTEGAAGAARRWGGGSTGSRLVTGSTELHAELERALAAFCGFEAALVFSSGYAANLAAVTTLGPHGSLIVSDAGNHASLIDGCRLARGETQVVGHADPEAVRKALGTRRGAAIVVSDTVFSVDGDRAPLAELAAACREHGAGLVVDDAHGLGVLGDGGRGSAYAAGLAGADDVVVTATLSKSLGSQGGVVLGPARVIDHLVNAARTFIFDTGLAPAAAGAALAALRLLEREPQRAARAREVAAELHARLTTAGLEAVRPDAAVVSVRAPSPERAVRWAADCRSAGLAVGCFRPPSVPDGISRLRLTARADLSGTEIERAVRVIGETRP